Part of the Bos indicus isolate NIAB-ARS_2022 breed Sahiwal x Tharparkar chromosome 29, NIAB-ARS_B.indTharparkar_mat_pri_1.0, whole genome shotgun sequence genome is shown below.
GCTAACCAGCTCCTGGAAGAAAGGCTCCTGGAATTCAAAAAGCCCCTTTCTGGGCCTTTCCCCACCCAGAGGCCTCGGGGTCCCTGTGCTCCTGTGGTCCTCAGAGCAGTCCTCCATTCAGCACGCCTGTGTCCAGGCTCCTGAGAACCAGGCTCTGGGCAGTTCTGGGGAAGACTAGGATGAATAAGACTCAGGCTTTGCCCCTGTGGGGCTCCCAGGCTGGAAAAAAGGGCCCAGGCattctcagaaaatatttattgagtacatacTACATGTCAGGCATTGTGTTCGCTCAGCTGTTTAGCTGGGCAATCATAGCAAGTCTCTTGTCCTGCGTCCATTTCCTCATTGGTAAAGTAGGCTTGTTGTACATGAGGCCAAGTGTATGTAAGTCCAGGGCAAGGCTTGCCAAGGGGTGTGCGGGTGGGGAGAAGAGGTGTGGTTCTCAATCCAAATTGGTAAGAACTAGAACCTTCCAGGGCAGGACCCCAGATCCCACCACAGACCCTGAGCCCAGGCCCCACTGGTCGCTAGGCAACCCTGGTGGTGAGTGACGCGTGTCTGCTGTCACCATGGGGGGTTGTTTGTTCCAGGGGGCTGAGTCAGCGCCAGGCAGCCTGGGGGGTGGGAGGCGCGACACCCGCCGCCTGCTGGTGGTGCCAGCTCTGGGGCAGACAGACGGCACCCTTCCGCTCCCTGCTGGACCCCATTGCTGTGCCTAACAGGCAGGTGGCTGCCCAGAGTTGGGGGGGGAATTGGGGGAGCAGTTCCAGATGGCCCCAGCTCCCTCCAGGAAGCCCGTGTTCTCTCGCTTCGAGCCTTATGGGGTCTGGGATGCTTGGGGGTGGTGGGCCCGCTGCCTCATCCCGGAGCTGGTGCTGAGGGGAGGGGACCCCAGAAGGCTCCTCTGCCAGCCTTCCTCCCAGGCCAGCTCCCCTCAGGTCCATCTCGTCATCCTCTGAAACACCTGCTCCCTCAAGAGTTCCCATCCCAATGAAGACAGTGCCCACCACCAGATGCCCCAACATCCAAAGTCTCCTTGGGCCCCTTTGCCTCTACTTCACTGCCATTCAAGCCCTCCGGAGTCTGGCTTCTAAATAGCTCTGGAGCCCATCCACACCTCTGCATCCCCACTGCCCTCTCTTCACTCAGATCGCCATGCCTCGCCTACCCGCCCCCAGCACCCAGTCTGCACCCCAAACATCCAAAAGTCCCCTGACTGGTCTGGCTTGAGTGTAGTAAAGTGTTTACAATTTTAACTCTGGAATCCAAGTGGTTTAGAATCCTGGCTTGCCACTAACTAGCtatgtggccttggacaagtcatttaatctatctcagtttcctcatctgcaaaatgaaagtgGTAATACAGCTCCTATATCATCAAGCTGTTGCAAGCATTAAACATAAAGCCTGTTGGCATAAAGGAAGTATCGTGTATGTCTTGGTGGGGACTGTTAGCCAATATGTACTTCCTGCTCGTTCAACCCTAGAACATCTACCTGACAGCCCTCACTCTGCTGCTTTCTACCCCTCAATGGCTCCCTCATACGTTTGTGTTCAAATATCTGGCCCTGCCTTACAAGGCCCCCACGTCTGACGCTGCTGACCACTCCAGCCCATTGTTCACCATTCCCTCTCACCTTACACTTTCACTCTAGCCCCATAGAACCTACAGCTTCCTGAATGTTCCTTGTTCTTCCAACCCTCTGCCACTGTACCTGCTGTTCCCACTGCCCTTCCCCCCATTTGTTCACCAGACAAACACCTGCTCCGAGTCCAGCCTgaactccccatccccaccccatgcTGGATCAGGCGCCTACCCCAGGTTCTGTACTCCGCAGCCCTGATCACCCTGGAATGCGGTTCCCAGTTGTCCTTCTAAGCCTGGGGTTCCTCCCAGACAGGGACTGTGTCCCAGGCTTCTGGGGCCCAGTGTTCAGCACAGGGCCTGCAGACAAGGCACTATCTCTTGGGATGTTTTGGATGGAGGTGTAGTAGACATGTTCTGAAGTGGGCATCAGTATACTAGAATTCCATCCCAAactgttgtgtgaccttgggccaggccccacccctctgggcctcagtttctctaccTTTGCAGCAAGCTTCATCTGGGTCGATCCCCATCCATGTGTGAATCTCACACCAGAGACGAATGGGTGGGAGGGCCATAAGCTGTTGCCCCAACCCTGACGGGCACACGCCCCTCCCCCAGATCATAGCCTTTGACGAGCTGCGGACTGACTTCAAGAACCCCATCGACCAGGGCAACCCAGCGCGGGCAGTAAGTGATACATGTGCTGCGCCGAGGTGTGTCCGTCCGTCTGTCTTTCCATATGTCGCGGGTGGAGGGCGGCGGGGAGACGGGAAgacgggggtgtgtgtgtggggggcggtgGCCGTGCCCCTTCCTCTTGTCTGTCCCCGCCCCCAGCAAACACCTGGCGCGGGCTCAGGGCTCGGGTTCCTCCTGGCGGGGCAGCCGTTGCCGGGCTCTGGGCCGTTGCCGTGGAGACGCGGGTGAAGATCCCTCCATGGTGACGGTCGCTATGGGGACCGCGCGGCTGCATCCCTGCCGCGCCGCCGAAAACGCCGCAGAGCCTGCTCtggcgccccctggtggccacGTGCAAGGAGTAGGGGGCGTGGGAGTGCGGCGGGGCGCATCCAGTGCCAGCTCCTTCACGTTCACCGTTGCTGTCTTTTCCTCCCCGACAGCGCGAGCGTTTAAAAAATATCGAACGCATTTGCTGCCTACTGAGGAAGGTCAGTGTCAGGGATAGGGGAGGAAGGCTCCTAGTCCAGCGCAGCCCCACTGTGACCCAGAGCCGGGCTTTCCTCCTCTGTGGTCTGTTTGATCTGCTCTGCCACgtgggagggagtgggaggcTAGAAGCCCTTTTAATCCCAGAGGTCATGGTGGGTGGGCACTTCCCAAGGGCCCTTGAAGCTTGGATCTGTCCTAGCACCTGGCCGCTGACCTGTCACCCTCACTCCCCAGCTGGTGGTCCCAGAATACTCCATCCACGGCCTCTTCTGTCTGATGTTTCTGTGTGCAGCTGAGTGGGTGACCCTAGGCCTCAACATCCCCCTCCTCTTCTACCACCTCTGGAGGTGAGGGCAGCCGCCACCTTTGGGAGGGTGAGATGGGGGATCCGGCAGGATGTGGGTGGGAGCCTTGACGGTGGGCACTCAGACCCCTCTCCCCGCCCAGGTACTTCCACCGCCCTGCAGATGGCTCTGAGGTCATGTATGACGCTGTCTCCATCATGAATGCTGACATTCTCAACTACTGCCAGAAGGAGTCCTGGTGCAAACTCGCCTTCTACCTGCTCTCCTTCTTCTATTACCTGTACAGGTGAGGCCCTGCCCGCTGCAGTCAGAAGTCAGGGAAGGGATGTACCAGGCACCATCCCTTCAATCCCAGGGATGGTTGGGCCCCAAGTTCCTGCCCTTCGCCCTTGATAACTGGGGTGCAACAGGGTGGGTGGCCGGTAGCCGGGTGCGCTTGTGACTTGGCTCACTGCCGTGTCTTCCCACAGTATGGTTTATACGTTGGTGAGTTTCTAAGGGGGAAGCCGGCCAGGGAGTGAGCCCAGAACGGACCGGACGCCTGTgcacccccagccctgggccacaGAGGCCTcagccctggggagggagggggcactggtgcccccagcctcctctccacCCCCCAAACTGCTGCTGCGGGGACTTCCCGCCTTCAGAGCCCCCTCCCCTTGGACTAGGGCTGGGCAGATCTCTCAACAGGGGCAGGAGCTCCTCTGCCAGCCTGTGGGCATGGCAGTCAGTCCTGGAAGGGGTGGGACCTTCGGCCTTGTCCGCTTCAGGGGGAATTTAGGCCCTGCCAAGGGGCAGGGCTTGACCCTGGAAGTTCTGGGCCGCCCCCTCCATCCCCCACCTTGAGGCTCCCCCTGCAGGTGGGGGGGTACCCACACCCGGAATGAGCAGGCTCAGCAGGGGGGCAGCCCCACCCCTAgtctgccctctcccctcccccaggctgtCTCTCCAGACCCCTTCCTGTCCCCACTTGCCCCAACCCCAGCCTACCCAGTCTCTTGGACCTATTTTCTATGTTGCCTGGAGGAGTACGGCACCCCCTCCCCGGCCATTTGTGACAAAATATGAATAAACTACTGCAAACACATGGGCCCCATTCTGCTCCTAAAAGGCTTAGAGAGGAGATGGGGGGAAAGGGGGAAGCACCCCACTAGCCTACAGACCCCTCTAGGACCGCCTCAGATGGATCGGAGGCTTTCGAGGTCTCCTTAGCAGCTGCCTGCTTCCACTTCACTTTCCCAGCCACATATAAACAACTATTTCTGTTGAAACACTTCcatctgccttccaaggcagtATCAAGGCCACCAACTCCAGGAAGACCTCCTTGGAGAAAAGTGGTGGTCCCTGTCCCCTGGCCAATGCAAAGACCGAGAAGTGTTAGCAAATCACCCCCACAAGCCCCAGAAACAAGGGTCAAACAGAATCAAGGAAATCGAATCTTCAATGTATGGAAAAATCAGTGCCAGCAGGGATGGGGGTCACCGGACCAGATGGAAAGTCAGCCAGTATATGATAAGGGGCTGAAAGGCTGCAGCTCCCAGTGTCAGGTAGAGCTGGAGACGTTGTCGGGGGGCCGGGCCCCCCATGCTGTCAGGTCCCAGGGCTGCTGTTCGCAAAGAGCGCAcctggaagaaaggagagagctgAAGCTGGGCCGGGAGGAGGAGGCCTGTCTGCAGCTCCGACCCCAGGCAAAGAGGAACCAGCCCCGGACTCACAATGAAGTACATGAGTGCGGACGAAGTCCAGGCCAGCGCCACGTAGTAGCCATCGCTGCCGAAGAGCAGGCCCGTGAGGACACTGAGGATCATCCTacagggggcgggggcaggagggaggaagaaaagactgGAGGCCCCTGAGGGTCCAGGCCTGAGACTGCCCCAGAGCCCAGCCTAGACCCCAGCTACCATCACTGGGGCCCTTTACCCACAAtctgcaccccaccccctgccagggACCTAGACTCAGAATGAATTGGGAAGGCCAGGACTCGGTCCTCGGACCTGGATCCAAGACCCCCTTCACCACCCCAGCTCACCCTTCTCCCCTGAGGTCCCGGGTGACTCTAGCACATTCCTGACCTCCTGAGCAACACTACCGGCTCCTGAGGAGGCTGCTGAGAACAGGCACTCCCTCTAACAAAGAAGAGCTGGGTGGGCAGAGGGGGTCCAGAGTCACAGTTCGAGGCTACCACTGGGCAGGCCAGGAACCCCGGGCAGCAGGCAGCCTCCCACTCGGCCCACAGGTGCTCACCCCACATATTTGTAGCCGCTGTAGGCCAGCAGGTGGAAGGTACTCAGGTCGCTGCGCACGGTGGCCAGGTAGATGCCCAGGAGCAGGGCCAGCACTTCCATCACAACCCACACCAGCGCTGTGCTTGCACACAGGCCCAGCACCTCCGGGGAGAACCTGTGGCCgtgtggggtggggtgaaggGAGTCCCAAACCAGCCGTCCTGAGGCAGGGGTGAGACTAGGGGCATGGACGGACTTGGGAGTTGGCACAGATCccccagggaggtggggagaggagtcAGGAATGGGGAAGTGGTGGGAATCGGGACGGGTTGGCACTGACCTTTTCTGAATGCCCAGTGCCATCCCAGCCAGCAGCACGTAGGTGATGAAGGCCATTGCTGCCAAGAGCCAGAGAGATGCCATCAGCCTGGTTTCCTCAATCAGAGCCCCCACACCCCATCCCTAGGTATTCAGAGCCACTGACACCCCCATACTTCCTTCGCTGAATAGCCCCACATGCTTCACCTCTACCCTCAGACACCCGGTGCCCTGCTTGGGAGGCCTTTTCCTGCTGAGCCCTCCTGTTGTGTAAATGTCCTTCTCTCAGGACCACCAAGCCCTCTCCTATACTAGGAAACTCACCAAAGCTTCCTGCTGTGTCTCAGAAACTACCTCGCGTGCCAAAGTCACCTCTGCTATTTTCACAAAAGCTCAGATGGCAGCTGCCTTTTCACAGCAATTTCAACTCATCAGTCCTGTCTTATGCTCCCTAAAACTGATGTACCCACAAGAGGGCATAGTGTCTGGAGTCAAGAAACTAGTTCTACCATCTGTGAGCTGTGTGTTCTCAAAGATGCTCATACCTCTCCAAGTCTTGGCTTCAGTGTGTAAAACGGGAATGGCAGTGCCTCTGAGAGGGAAATGGAATGAAGAGGGGAAGAGGAACTGTGGCTCTCTCAGGGCACCTGGGCTGTCTGGCTGCCCTTCTGGGAGCCGACCCGAGCATAATCCCCTCCTCCAGCATGTCCACCAGGGGCCATGCCTTGTGCAGGGCCTGGGACAGAGAGGAGTCAGAGGCGGAGTCTGCCAGCCACAGCGCAGTGTGTGCGTCCTGACCCATGCCACGCAGACAGGTGGTTGTGGGAACCCAGAGGGAGTACCCACGTCCTCAGAGGAGGGGATGCTGGAGCAGGCCTTGGAGGAGGACAAGTAGCACAGTGATAACAGCTTATATTTACTGCCTGCTTCCTATGTGCCAAGTgctggctgagcacacacatcccCTCACTGAATGCCCACCACAGTTCTCTGTGGTAGGAACTGTTTTTATTCCAGCTTCTTCAGGAGCATGAAAGGAGCCCCCTGAGGTCCCATAGCTGGAAGTTGCAGAGCCAGGTCTAAACCTTGGGCTCCAGGCTGGGGAGGGACATGGTCCAAGTCAGGTGGCAGGGAGGTCGCAAAGGGGAGTATCCTGGCAGCGCACCCAGGAAGTGGCTGGTCACCCCATTCTGTCTACTGGCATCTAGGGACACCACAAAAGCCACACACAAGATCACCAAGAGCAGATGCTGAACCAACACATGAGCCTGTCTCTCCTCACTGGTGCCTCAAGGCACAAGTCCGTCCCCCCCCCACCACATCCCACAGCCCAGATCAAAGACTCACTGGGGATATAGAGATCGGGGGCGTTGAGGTCTTGCCGTGGGGGCAGAGGCACATCACGACTGTACTGCACTTCCCAGTTCTGGAGGTGGCAGCAGCGGCCAGGTGAGGAAAAGCAGACAAGAGAGCAAAGGAGGGGGCTGAGATCTGGGGGCCAGGCtctggggcaggaggcaggaggcaagggggcccaccagctcctctgttaGGCAGCTCACCTGGTGTGTGTAGGGGAAGACCAGCAGCCCTAGCTTCTTGGCCACATAGGCTGTGTCCACAGCGAAAAAATACTTGAGTTTGTTCACGGACACAAAACGGTGCAGctaagagggaagagaggaggctGTGGACGAGCTGCACCCAGAACCTCAGGGTGCTCCTGTCTGCTCTTCCCTGAGGGCCGCTGTGCAGATTAGGTGGGATCCCGTGATGCCCCAGCCCTGGCCAGAAATCCTGCCACCCTTGCCCTGGGGGTGGGCCACACCTCCTTGTTCATCATGTCCTTCCCATGGGATGCGATGGAGCTGCCATAGGCCATAGCCATGTTGGCCATAGGGTCCCCAAGCAAGTGGTTGACATTGAAGGCCACGTCGGCTCCTGGGGCTGGGTAGCCCCCTGGCTGGCTGGAGTAACCACCGCTTGTGTCATCGAAGAGGGGAGGGGGATCCGGAGCTGCCCGGGCCCTGTGCTTGGAGCCTGTGGGTTTGCAGGTGACAGGAACACCAAGCATAAGCCCAAACCACCGCCCCTTCCCCAGGCTGGACAGCCCTGTATGGGTCTTGGGAGCACCAAGCAATCAGTGAGGGACACTAGCTGGATGAGGAGTAACTAATCCAGAAAGAACTACGAGGAGGGATTCTTTTCCGGAGGTGCTAAATGTGGGTAAAGAACTGAGGCAGCTCCTGGAAGTGGTTGCCCGCCTGGAGGTTCCCGGGGGCCTCCTCAAAGGAACTGATCTCTGAACTGAATCTTGGAGACTGAATTTGCTAGGTGAAGACAACTGGTAGCACATCCCCGCACTGAACAAGGGTGGGAAAGGAGACGGCTGGGTAACGCAGAGGCCCTAGGCACTGGTGAGGAACCCTACCAGGGTCATGGCCGAGAAGGGAAGTTTGGGAGGCAGACCCCATTCACGCCCGAGTCGGGCACGGGAGATCCCAGCAGTACTATCATCGCCCGATCTGATCTCGGGTTTGGGCAGAGAGGGCGAAGTCCGGGACGCGTGGCCGAGCCTCACGGGGCAGGAATCCGAATGACATCCGCCGCCCTGGGCAGCAGTCACGGCTGCCCCTCTCCCTCAGGGTGAGCGGGCCGCGCCGCCGACCGTCCTCGGGCGGGTCGGCCcgcgccccgcccgccccgcgcccCACGCACCGTGGGCTCCGTAGCCCGAGTGATAAGCCATGGCCCCGATGCTCGCTCTCTCCGAGGGCCCGCTGAGTCGCCTCGTGGTACGAATACTAGCGAGGCAGCTGCTCCGTTCCCTGGGCACCGATCGAGGTTACCGAGAAGCCCGACACGTCCCCGAACTGTCCGACGACAGCAGCCATGTCGGCGGCGTCATCCTCTGCCGCCTGCCATTGGCTCCTCCGCAGCGATGGCTCGCCTCTATCCTCTCCCAATTGGCTGCTGGCGCGCCCTCGCCGAAGCGGATTCGGCAGTAATCAACTTCCGGGAGGAGGGATAGGCGGAGCTAGTAGAGCCTCTCTCGGATTGGATAGTGGGTTTGTTAGTTCGCGGCCGAGCAGCCAATAGATGGGCTAGAGTTATAATTATTTCCGCGCCTGCGCAATGGGGCAGTTGACGCTCGGCCTGCCACGACTACAGCAGGCGGAGGCTGGAGTCCGGGAAGGAAGTTTCACTCGCGAGGGACTGGGACGGTGGAACTGTGATCAAGCCCTGTCCCTCGGGCTTTTGCCTCTCCTTCTCAGTGTTAGCTTTCCTTCCGCGTCCTCCATTCTACTCCCAGTACTGGCTCCGAGTCCAGAAGAGGTGGAAGTGAGGGGTGCACGGGGAGGCGCTGTTGGTAGGAACTGGGGCTGAGCAGTGACCTCAGGGCCTAGCGAGCTCCGGGATTCTGactcctcctcccgcctcccaccCGTCCTTTCCGCGCGGGTGCTGTCCGTCGTCTGGTGCTGAAATTCCCTACCGCCACTGCTGCCATCCTGCAGACCCCAGgggcctggtgctgggagggcccgggttctacacacacacatgcacatatacacacacggggtagaaacacacacaccacacagacacacacaccgaTTACACAGGCCTGGGTtctccacacacacaaacacacacatacacacacacaccctttgcACCTATTGAAAACCGAGATCCGGGTCTGAAGTCTCAGAAATTGGGTGGTAATAGTTGGAATAGGATCCTACACTAGGCTCGTCCCATCGACTCTCCCGTGGTCCAGAAGATGTCAGTGGAGGTGTGCTGGTTCGTCTCCAGAAGCTGCAGTTGAAACTCCTGAGTCATTCTCACCCCTGCAGTCATCTCGAAGTGAGACCCCCCAAGTTTCACTCGTGACCTCAGGGACTCCTTTCTCTCATTCCCACCTTTCCTGAAGACAGTCTTCAGGGGTCTCCCTTCTCACAGACTTCCGGCCACTACTTCTCCAAAGCAAGATCAGGGCCTCTTTGACCTGCCTCTAGTTAGCTGCACAGTGTCCAGTTACACCAGGTGGCCTTCCTGCTCTCCAAACTCAATCCATGTGGTCCAATCACAGTGCCTTTGCCCAGAAGTCCCCTCCACCTGGGGTGTCCTTACCTTCACACCCACATGCCCCAAACCTAATTATCCTTTAAGAGTCAGTTCGACGTGTGCCTCTCAGAGAGACAAAGTGAAGAGTCCTGACCTGGCTTGGAATGGATGCTGGaggccaggctccaggctccctCTGGCTGCAGTAGTTTGCCCTGGATGTAAATTCCATGAGAATAGGACCTATGTCATTCTCCACTTCTACACTTGTCTTCACAATGCTTATGAATACTTCACAGTACTTGCATATAGAAGACACCAATAAACATGTGCacccaataaataaaaaaataaatggatgaaattCTGATTCAGTCCTTTCCTCTCTACCACTTCAGTTACTAACTTCATCTTTAAATGTGTAGGGGTGTTGAACAGAATGATCTTTGAGTtactgtttggaaaaaaaaaaatcacaaaattcacCCAGCATTGCAGCTCCCTATGTCCTACCCACTGACTATCTACCTTGGGGCCTAGGCTCTGACTCAGGGTCAGATGTGAAGATCTGAGGCCCCCGAGGGTCAGGGAGCGGCACTGGGGCCACCAGTACCTGGGAGGGGGGTCCTCTCGTGCAGAACAAATCCCACGCCCCTGTTCCACATGATGAATGTGCCTTGAATCCAACACCTTCCtgtgcccatttcacaggtgggaaaactgaggttgGGGTGGAGGGTGCCAACTCAAGGTCACAAAGCCTAGGGTGTCCTGGCCTCCTGCTTGCCTACTTCAAGTAGAGCCCAGCGCCTCTGTCCAGCTAATGAGGCTCACCACAGCATTCAGGTCTGTAACTGCCCCTTGTACC
Proteins encoded:
- the CNIH2 gene encoding protein cornichon homolog 2 isoform X1, translated to MGSWAAAGAGGGPAGSARCSRPASPEAAWLAPLSWLVLGSSQIIAFDELRTDFKNPIDQGNPARARERLKNIERICCLLRKLVVPEYSIHGLFCLMFLCAAEWVTLGLNIPLLFYHLWRYFHRPADGSEVMYDAVSIMNADILNYCQKESWCKLAFYLLSFFYYLYSMVYTLVSF
- the CNIH2 gene encoding protein cornichon homolog 2 isoform X2 encodes the protein MAFTFAAFCYMLTLVLCASLIFFVIWHIIAFDELRTDFKNPIDQGNPARARERLKNIERICCLLRKLVVPEYSIHGLFCLMFLCAAEWVTLGLNIPLLFYHLWRYFHRPADGSEVMYDAVSIMNADILNYCQKESWCKLAFYLLSFFYYLYSMVYTLVSF
- the YIF1A gene encoding protein YIF1A, translated to MAYHSGYGAHGSKHRARAAPDPPPLFDDTSGGYSSQPGGYPAPGADVAFNVNHLLGDPMANMAMAYGSSIASHGKDMMNKELHRFVSVNKLKYFFAVDTAYVAKKLGLLVFPYTHQNWEVQYSRDVPLPPRQDLNAPDLYIPTMAFITYVLLAGMALGIQKRFSPEVLGLCASTALVWVVMEVLALLLGIYLATVRSDLSTFHLLAYSGYKYVGMILSVLTGLLFGSDGYYVALAWTSSALMYFIVRSLRTAALGPDSMGGPAPRQRLQLYLTLGAAAFQPLIIYWLTFHLVR